The following proteins are encoded in a genomic region of Tachysurus fulvidraco isolate hzauxx_2018 chromosome 22, HZAU_PFXX_2.0, whole genome shotgun sequence:
- the rabgef1l gene encoding RAB guanine nucleotide exchange factor (GEF) 1, like, translating into MSLKTARRGIYVDQAALLCNKGCGFYGNSAWGGLCSKCWRLEHPNSRAKQIEEDHKLAERLQREEEAAYAGSNQGAQSGNSPPSLSKPEAKRNSQKSHPVPSGKKFFATLAKTKSRDVNVPSQLPPPSTSIDQQPVAGTDQATRQFIDFLKTVQKPGRDIFRQCHAFCHSVAYKKDLSAEDLSESVQDFYQNLSERLNNLFKGSPERVEAIMDEVEKYITLQLYEQAFCPESADDEAKDLTIQKRIRALHWVTVQMLGAPVKEEIPAVSDSLDKAITDIIEMDSKRVPRDKLAYVTRCSKDIFRAIKYSNKDAASADDFLPVLIYVVLKANPPRLQSNIQYITRFCNPRRLMSGEDGYYFTNLCCAIAFIEKLDAQSLNLSTEEFELYMSDHVSPDRPQARACSYPSSSSSQSAGRLENDLIEWGDGMEASVQDVLKELHLDSCTPSTSAIDSDNVESEGLPPPLQPQVFAG; encoded by the exons ATGAGTTTGAAAACTGCACGACGAGGGATCTACGTGGATCAGGCGGCTTTGCTGTGCAATAAAGGCTGTGGTTTTTATGGCAATTCGGCCTGGGGAGGTCTCTGTTCCAAATGTTGGCGTTTGGAGCATCCCAACTCACGAGCTAAGCAGATTGAGGAGGACCACAAACTAGCCGAGAG ACTGCAAAGAGAAGAAGAGGCAGCTTACGCAGGTAGCAACCAGGGGGCTCAATCAGGGAACTCGCCCCCAAGTCTGAGCAAACCCGAAGCGAAAAGGAACAGTCAAAAATCACACCCTGTCCCATCAGGAAAGAAATTTTTCGCCACGCTTGCAAAGACAAAAAGCAGAG ATGTCAACGTTCCCAGCCAGCTGCCTCCTCCGTCAACCAGCATCGACCAGCAGCCCGTCGCCGGAACGGACCAAGCCACGAGACAGTTCATCGATTTCCTCAAGACGGTGCAAAAGCCTGGACGGGATATTTTTAGACAGTGCCATGCTTTCTGTCACAGTGTAGCTTACAAGAAG GATCTTAGTGCAGAGGATCTCTCCGAATCCGTGCAAGACTTTTACCAGAACTTGTCTGAGCGCTTAAACAACCTCTTCAAAG gaagTCCAGAGCGAGTAGAAGCAATAATGGACGAAGTGGAGAAGTACATAACGTTGCAGTTGTATGAACAAGCTTTCTGTCCTGAATCTGCAGACGACGAGGCTAAAGATTTGACCATCCAGAAGAGAATCAG GGCTTTACACTGGGTTACGGTTCAGATGCTGGGAGCCCCAGTGAAAGAGGAGATTCCTGCTGTGTCAGACAGTCTGGACAAAGCCATTACAG ATATAATTGAGATGGACTCCAAGCGTGTACCCAGGGATAAGTTGGCTTACGTCACCAGATGCAGCAAGGACATCTTCCGCGCCATTAAGTACAGCAACAAAGATGCCGCGTCAGCTGACGACTTCCTTCCGGTGCTGATCTACGTGGTGCTGAAGGCCAACCCACCGCGACTGCAGTCCAACATCCAGTACATCACCCGATTCTGCAACCCCAGACGTCTCATGAGCGGCGAGGACGGATATTATTTCACCAACCTG TGCTGTGCCATAGCTTTCATAGAGAAGTTGGATGCTCAGTCTCTAAACCTGTCTACAGAGGAATTTGAACTCTACATGTCTGACCACGTGTCCCCTGACAGGCCACAGGCCCGTGCATGCTCTTAtccttcatcctcttcatcacaGAGTGCCGGCAGGTTGGAGAACGACCTCATCGAATGGGGAGACGGAATGGAGGCCTCTGTTCAGGATGTCCTGAAAGAGCTTCACCTGGACTCTTGTACCCCGTCCACCTCTGCGATCGACTCGGACAACGTAGAGAGCGAGGGGCTTCCGCCTCCTCTGCAGCCCCAGGTTTTCGCTGGGTAG
- the otol1b gene encoding otolin 1b, which yields MTELIRTIFLAVTVLLLSPMSDAIKITPRPKYQYTKKPPRELVHTTTHVGKATITPRIVDSTKTKDRVSSVITESTTVPANAYVGYHPDTTVTPNSVQDNYTLDYTECYLNFCECCPPERGPAGPSGDMGPPGPPGQKGDPGLKGSLGPMGPTGMTGLKGDKGEKGEKGSSGFAGSPGNTGKAGQKGDTGLKGEKGAGGMPGLKGSKGEKGEPSENATKGDKGEQGKDGPPGPPGLLGDKGEKGERGECGLLGERGQKGEPGEPGPPGMRGDPGTPGQHGMHGNPGISGERGEPGNPGIKGEPGPKGNEGAPGLRGLRGPKGERGLPGKRGDRGLQGMKGTAGDTVGQLRSAFSVGLYPSKSFPPSGFPVRFDKIFYNGENHYDVTISKFNCTYPGVYVFSYQITVRNKPLRASLVVNGVRKLRSRDALQGQDIDQASSLVLLKLAAGDQVWVETLRDWNGAYSSSEDDSTFSGFLLYPD from the exons ATGACTGAACTCATTCGAACAATCTTCCTGGCAGTGACTGTACTGCTTTTATCTCCCATGAGCGATGCCATCAAGATAACCCCACGGCCCAAATACCAATACACCAAGAAGCCCCCTCGAGAGCTGGTCCACACTACCACACATGTTGGTAAAGCCACAATCACACCAAGGATAGTGGACTCTACCAAGACAAAAGACCGTGTTTCTTCTGTTATCACAGAAAGTACCACTGTCCCCGCTAACGCATATGTGGGCTACCATCCAGACACCACAGTCACACCCAACAGTGTGCAGGATAACTATACTCTGGACTACACAGAATGTTACCTCAACTTCTGCGAGTGCTGCCCTCCAGAACGTGGACCTGCTGGACCAAGTGGAGACATGGGACCTCCAG GACCTCCTGGTCAAAAAGGGGACCCAGGACTTAAAGGGTCTCTAGGACCAATGGGACCAACTGGTATGACAGGACTGAAGGGTGACAAAG GCGAAAAGGGTGAGAAAGGGAGCAGTGGATTTGCAGGCTCTCCAGGCAATACAGGGAAGGCTGGACAGAAAG GTGATACCGGACTTAAAGGTGAAAAGGGTGCAGGTGGTATGCCAGGACTCAAAGGTTCTAAAGGTGAAAAAGGAGAACCTAGTGAAAATGCAACTAAAGGTGACAAAGGGGAGCAAGGTAAAGATGGACCACCCGGACCACCAGGCCTGCTCGGAGACAAGGGTGAGAAAGGTGAAAGGGGAGAATGCGGACTGCTGGGAGAAAGAGGACAAAAAGGAGAACCAGGTGAACCTGGGCCACCAGGTATGAGGGGTGATCCTGGCACACCAGGGCAACATGGAATGCATGGTAACCCTGGCATATCTGGAGAACGTGGTGAACCTGGAAACCCTGGAATCAAGGGCGAGCCAGGACCAAAAGGTAATGAAGGAGCTCCAGGTTTAAGAGGTTTAAGAGGACCGAAAGGTGAAAGGGGTCTTCCGGGAAAGCGTGGTGACCGTGGGCTTCAAGGTATGAAAGGGACAGCAGGTGACACTGTTGGGCAATTGCGTTCAGCCTTCAGTGTAGGTCTTTACCCGAGCAAGTCATTTCCACCCTCAGGCTTCCCAGTGCGCTTTGACAAGATATTCTACAATGGAGAAAACCATTACGATGTCACCATTAGTAAATTCAACTGTACTTACCCAGGGGTTTACGTCTTCTCTTATCAGATAACCGTCAGAAACAAGCCTTTGCGTGCGTCTTTAGTTGTGAACGGGGTTCGAAAGTTACGTTCACGGGACGCACTTCAAGGCCAAGACATTGATCAGGCCTCCAGCCTGGTGCTACTGAAGCTTGCTGCTGGAGACCAAGTGTGGGTGGAGACCCTAAGGGATTGGAATGGTGCCTATTCAAGCAGTGAGGATGACAGCACCTTTTCAGGGTTCTTGCTCTATCCCGACTGA
- the LOC113646843 gene encoding high affinity immunoglobulin gamma Fc receptor I-like, with protein MTTMHFFHSFVVFVTWLAVVRLEETQLKAKATVSSGHQQLFSGENVELTCSVPGDPSSSWTYQWFHDGVSLGFKSVYSIKKARVQQSGSYTCQGQKAIRNQPYTQSSVLSDPLKIHVDGGWILLRYSVEQLVIEEPLTLTCRVRDDHLISDVIFYKDGINIKTQKNPDLVFPSLSFEDDGMYSCRATWLKDLDYQSAQSVNSSVAVLDKLDNPRLVLLTVPNQVTVGKQVVFRCITKLNTKEQGSIEYYFNKDSQRLGLPSAKDTYVITRVSKDDAGIYSCKVSVKALYLEKWSNYVPLKV; from the exons ATGACAACAATGCACTTCTTCCACAGCTTCGTGG TTTTTGTAACTTGGCTTGCAGTCGTCAGGCTGGAAG AAACCCAACTCAAAGCCAAAGCTACAGTGAGTTCAGGACACCAGCAACTCTTTTCAGGGGAAAATGTGGAGCTGACTTGCAGTGTCCCGGGTGACCCTTCGTCCAGTTGGACGTATCAATGGTTTCATGATGGCGTATCGTTAGGCTTCAAGTCGGTGTACAGTATAAAGAAGGCACGCGTCCAGCAAAGTGGAAGTTATACCTGTCAAGGACAGAAGGCGATAAGGAATCAGCCTTATACACAGTCGTCGGTACTGAGCGACCCTCTTAAAATACATGTCGATG GTGGTTGGATTCTCCTGAGATACTCAGTCGAACAGTTAGTCATCGAggaaccgttgactctgaccTGCCGTGTCCGCGATGACCACTTGATTTCAGATGTAATTTTCTACAAGGATGGCATAAATATCAAGACCCAGAAAAACCCAGACCTTGTGTTTCCCAGCCTCAGTTTTGAGGATGATGGCATGTACTCATGCAGAGCCACATGGCTGAAGGACCTAGATTATCAGTCTGCCCAGTCTGTGAATAGTTCTGTAGCTGTGTTAG ATAAATTGGACAATCCGAGACTGGTGCTTCTCACAGTTCCGAATCAGGTGACGGTCGGGAAGCAAGTGGTCTTCAGATGTATCACCAAATTGAATACTAAAGAACAAGGCAGTATAGAATACTACTTCAACAAAGATAGCCAGAGGCTAGGACTTCCTTCCGCCAAAGACACGTACGTCATCACAAGGGTGAGCAAAGACGACGCCGGAATCTACTCCTGCAAAGTCTCTGTAAAGGCTCTGTATTTGGAGAAGTGGAGTAACTATGTACCACTGAAGGTCTAG